The genomic segment CCACCAAGCCAAAACCAAGTTGTTTATCTCACCTTCCGAGAAATTAAGAGAGAGAGGTAACAGCCAAATCCCTGCACAGGCCAGTTTTAGCTGGTATGGTAGGgaagtcccctctgctttaaccTTTTACAAAGAAGGTACCTTTGAAATGAccaatttctttttgttccttgtttgcactttcttctgtctttttctgtCACTCCAACTGCCCAGGTTGCAGAGCACAGTTCTCTAAACCTCTTCTGATTCTGAGGGCTGCCCAATTTGCAAATCgttctttgctcaaataaactctgttaaattttttttgtctaaagtgtttcttttcttcttttctgttttagagacaaggtctcactctgtcgctcaggctggagtgcatgatcatggttcacagCAACCgggaactcttggcttcaagcaatcctccagccttggcctcccaaagttgtggtATTACAGGTGTCAGCCCCCAGCGTTCCAGGcctcaagtttttcttttatcagggGCTATAGataggaggaggaggcagggaagaaggATTCTTATCATTGACTCAGGTTTGGTAGAAAGGTGCTGCAGGTGCTGGGCTTTGCACCCACAACAGGGTGCTGGCCCCAGTGCAAACTGAGGGTGAGCAAGTAGAGGGCCTGGGCTCTGCAGCTCTGCAGGGAGGGCGTGGCCAAAGGCCTTGGATCAAGTTCTGGCCTTTTCTTTGCAGAGAATGCAGAGGTCAGAGGTCCTGGAGCTCCTGGGAGCCCAGCCTTGTCAGAGACTGGCTGCCCACCTGAGGTCCTATGGCTCAGTGGGAAGTGTCTATGGGCCTGGGGCCTGGTCTGAGCTGGGCGCAGCAGAGATCTCCCTTGATGCTGCACATGCCGATTCCTTGAGACCCCTGAGATATGGGGAGAAATACATGAAGTGACTTGAATCCATTCTCCCACCCCGTCCCTCTCCCCAAGCCTGCCCCTCCTCCAGCAAGCCGGCTCCTGGCCTGACTCAGTTGTCCCTGTACCTTTCACTCAGCCCCACCTATGGTTTTTCCCATGTATCCCCTTCTCCCTGGGTGCTGTTTCCCTCCTGTGTCTACCCTCTCTCCCTCAGGACTAGAATGAGGCGGAGTCCTGGGATGGTGGCTTTAGGGAGTCCCTGGACTTGGGCTTGCCTGGAAGGGCAGGTGGTGGGAGGGACTTTCCAGCTGTGCAGGTCTGTGTTTCTGatggagggctgggggaggggaaggggaggggagacgGAAGGAGAAAGGtagagggaagaagaggagaggagggaggggtagagagagagggagagaggaagggggtggaatgggaaagagggagggggaggaatggagagggaaagggaggacAAGGGAGTggggggaagaaagagagagagaaagggagagagagaggagaaaacacagagaaagagaaacatggaTGAGATTCCTGCAAGTTTGCAGCTGAAGGACAAAGGTAAGCCTGTGTGACATATCAGATGGAGGGACTCCATGAGGGCTTTAGTTTGGAGAGCTCTGCCAATTATAATTTCCACCTCTGTTCTCTGGCCGATTCCCCTCTGACCCTCCATCCTGGGCAGAAGCTGTTCCCTGTTCCATTTGCCCCAAGTCCAACCCTCACCACACTCACCACCAGATGAGCAGGGCTGACAGCACCAGGCTCTTGACTACGAGGAGTCCACAGAGCACAGGGACCAGGGCACAGGGGGCTGCAGGGCCAGGGTGGAGCGTGGAGTTCTGTGGCCTGGAAGGCGGAGGGACAGGAAGGGGAGAGGACAGGTTATGGAGACAAGTCTTCATCTGCCGGCCCCCGCCCAGGCCTGTGTGGCTACGGGCGCCCCCCCCGAACTCACTGTGAAGGGACAGTGATGGTAGCTGGAGACTCAGGGTCTTCTCTGGCTCCTCCAGTGGGAGGCACACAGCTCTGGGTCTGGGTCTGTGAAGAGACCAGGTTGCGGGGAGCCCAAGAGGTCTGGGTCTGGGTCTGGGTCTGTGAAGAGACCAGGTTGCGGGGAGCCCAGGAGGTCTgtgtggaggcagaggctgccaggGAGGAGAAAGGGCTGTGGTTAGTGAGTGGAAGACCCCACCTGTGCCTGCCAGCAGGAAAGCTGGTTGGGGGAGTTGGACCAGGCTGGGAACAGAGCCCATGAGCCCAGAGAAGAAAACTGATTTGAGGGGTGGGCACTGAACTGTGAAGTCCTCTGGCTCAGAATTAGAAACACCTGTGGCCTGGGCTCTATTGGGCCCCTGCAGTCAtatccttgagtccaggaggagCACTGGAAGAGGACTCAGGAGGCCTGGTCCCCTCCCAGCACTCAAGTCTTTGGACGGGCACCCACCTGAACCTCCTGAGGGTGGACATGGCCATGATGCTTCGGGCCCCTCTGGCTCTCGACCCTCCATTCTCTTTCTCATGCCTCTGGGGTTTGGGAAGGGAGCCTCTTGTGAGAATTTGAAAGGTAGTTTTCAGATTTCTGCCCTTCCCAGTTCTGCTGCACAACCATGGACCCCAAGCCTCAGCAGCCTAGGGAATGCCTTTCACAGCCCCTCTTGACTCTGGGACTCTGTGAACTGGCTGTGCACCACTCCTACCATTCACCTTCCCAGGAAGACCCAGAGCCACCTGTGCTCAGAGCCCTTGGTGGAAGTGGGGAATGGCTGTCTCTGGAAGAGTGATGGGGACTGTTGAGGTCAAAAAGGCAATGCTGGTTACGGGGGCGGTGGCAGGGtgtgaaggaaaagaaagtgGGGTTGGAACCAAGGCTGGGAGAGGAAGTGGGGATTCTCAGTGTCTCAACCTAGCAGACTAGGTCTACATACCTAactggagtccaggaggtggggagagggggaaaaaaggggAAAGGGCTAGGAGGGGCGTGAAGGAGAGGGTGCCTGAGGCTGGGTCATTCCTCATCCCAGAGACTGCCCTGGAAGGTCCTCCCTGGACTGAGTCACAGGCCTATGGACCTGTGGACACGATCCTGTCCCACAGGACACTCTCTGAGGCTGTCTAGGATGCTGTCCAGGATAACCCTGTGCTCAGCCTGGGAGAAGGCCGTGTTTGGGACACTCTGGTAAAATTCTAGGCCTGTGCTATTGAATGTGTCATCTATGGCCTGGTGCTGGTCTACAAATTGTCTGTAACCCATTCACAACAAGGTAAGTATAAAAATTGGGAGTAGGGGTTTCAAAACGTTTATATCAATTTGTTATTGCCTCAAGATCCAAGCATGTGATTAGTTAACTCGTCTCATCTCCTTGAACGGGATATAGACCAGCTTGGGTGTTGTCAAATTAGCATGGAGAGTCGAACATGGAGCGAGCTGTGTGCTAGTAACCTATGCCAGGGCCATGCTACAGTGGGTGATACTTTAAAATTAGTTGttagtggccaggcatggtggctcacgcctgtaattctggcactttgggaggccaaggcaggtggatcactagaggtcaggagtttcagaccagcctggccaacatggtgagaccccatctctactaaaaatacaaaaaaattatccaggcgtggtagtagacacctgtaatcccagctactcgggaggctgaggcatgagaataggttgaactcaggaggcggaggttgcagtgagccgagatcgcgttactacactccagcctgggcgacagacagactctgtctcaaaaaaaaaaaaaaaaaaaagtaaataaataaataaaataaaataagtttttagcTGTAACCCAAAAGTGTATAAACATCTGGAAagatgtataattttataatttattatttttacaatcattttcatttttaatcaaacattttaaacaaaatgtaaagtGTAACATGATTAGCTAATTTAGAGTAGAATAGTGATTACTTAATTAGCGTTCTAATGAACAGATAGCAAAACAAGTCACTGAAAAAACACATCTTTCCTGGATGTGGCAGTGACAGCCAAATGAAGATGGTAGAATTGATTCCAAAGAAATTTTTTCCTTCTGCAATTATTCCAAAGAGTTTGTGCTGGTCTTGTTTGAAAGTAGAATCCCTcattgtggtaggcagaataaggGTACCCCAAAATGTCTACTCCCTAATCCCAGGAACCTGTGAGGACATTGCCTTCCATGGCAAAGGGAaatttgcaggtgtgattaaggTTGAAGACCTTGAGTTGGAGAGAGTtgcctggattatccaggtgggctcGATCTAATTATGAGTCTGTAAGAGCAGAGAACGTTTCCTAGCTGTGGTCAGAGATAGGTGCAATGTGAGAGGGACCCCCATCCGGTGTTGATGGCTTTGATGAGGGAGAAAGGTGGCCGTGGGCCAAGGAATGTGGCAGCCTCATGAAGCTGGGGACAACCTTCGGTTTACagcaagcaagaaaacaagacctCCGTCTCTGATAGCTGCAGGAAACTGAACTCTGCCCGCAACCTGGATGAGGAGAAACAGATGATCTCCTAGAGCCCCCAGGAGGGAACACAGCCTGCTGACCCTTGGTTTCAGTTCAGTAAGACCCATACTGGAcaatgtaagataataaatttgttttaagccactaaatttgtggtaatttgttacggCAGCAACAGGGAACTATTACACTCATATAGGCGAGTTTTGTAGTTATAATTAGTAGGGAAGTATTAAAACCTAGTGAGTTATTTGTTGAGATGTATTGGCTTATGAGGCAAATGCACCATAAAAACAAGTGACATAgtctgggtacggtggctcacgcctgtaatcccagcactttgggaggccgaggcgggtggatcacctgaggtcagaagtttgagacaaggctgaccaatatggtgaaaccctgtctctactaaaaatacacaaattagcccggcatggtggcaggtgcctgtagtcccagctacaccagaggctgaggcaggagaatcgcttgaactctggaggcggaggttgcagtgagccgagattgcgccaccgcactccagacagagcgagactccgtctcaaaatgaaacaaaacaaaacaaaacgaaaaacgAGTGGCATATACATATGAAACGGAAAAACACAAGTTCACAACAAActgtttttaggaaaaaaaagagtactgGATTGAAAAGCTCTTGAAAGGAATCTGTATTTCACATATAAGCTCTAGACTTTGTGGCTTCTTGTAAAGTAACATTTTGTATTGCAAAGACCAACAATCCATCTACAGTTGCCGAAACATTACTGAACAACGTTTGCTTTATGACACTGGGTAATGTATAGCAAAGAAGGGAGCTTGATATCATTTTCCCTTGATGCCTTAGGTCAACATATGCAGGAATTGGATAATGAGATGGATGACCACCTCCCAGaacaaataaagctagcaaagtaTTCTTCATGGCAAtttgaaaaaaatgcacaaatattGCTAGCATAACTATTCCTTTAGTATACGCAATTTGAACACAATGATATGAAGGAATTCTGTATCTTTTAGCTTAATTGTCACAAACACAACTAGCTCTGAACTGTATAAAACTATGAAGGTTATATTATCAAAATGTGGTTCGGGGGTTAAGTTTTATGTAAGAGTATGTTCTGATGACTGCAATTGCAATGACAGGAAAATGTCATCCAGGTTAAGAAGGCTTGGGCTAGATTGTAAATTAATGCACTCCTTCCTTCATTGAGAGAGTTTTGCTATGAAATAAAATCAGCTTAACTGAACGTTGTGCTGACCAATGTGGACAAAATTGTGAATTTTATGAGGTGAATATATGAAATTTGAAATCATTCTCTTTATTATGTGGTAATATGAAAACAGATCATAAACAGCTACTGTTGCATGCCAAATTCAAAGTTTTGTTGAGAATGTTTCATCTATAGAAAGAATTCCTCTTGTTTCTTTAAGACAAGAAGCTAGTTTAGTACAAATGTGAACTGTACCTTCAAGCTTGTTTATACTGTAGTTCTGATGTTAACATGTCCATGCAAGGAAGTAAAGCAACATGTTTTTCAGTGGCGAATAAAGTCTAAGTGCAAACATAAAAGTTAGAAGAACCATTTCTGTGAATTGTTATGACATATTCttaatttaataacatttatCAACAAAATAGGTGATGATATTGCATATCTTCACAAGTGCTCATGGGAAAACACTGATAATTTGATAGcatgttttgaattttgttttttgtcaaaagaagatatatgcaGAGGAAATTCATAGATCTAGAATCCATATTTTCCCATCAAAAGATAATTTAAACTATAACTTTTAGGATAAACTTTTGGAACTGGCTACTGATAAAGGATTGAAGATGCATTTTGAAATTACAGCATCGCTTGCTTCCTTttataaaagttaaacataaaactgTTGAGCTTGTCGGAAttgctttaaaatttcttctgtttctgaCATTATACCTCCGTGAGACCAATTTTCTGGTCTTCTACTatgagtattattttttaaaaaatcagcacaatttctttatacattatcTCCTAAGCGATGTGGTGTCATAAATAGTTCTCAGATTAGGTAAGTTAACAAGTAAGAAAAGTGCTCATTTGTCACATTATAATCCTTAAACATGGACAGACAGGGTGTTTGTTTGAAGGGTGCATACTGGCATTTAATATAGAGAACTGCAATTTCCCCTCTAACTTTGTATTTAGTTTTAACTGAGGAACAACAAAACGTTTTGAGTATACCGTTAAGCCGCTACATCAATCACCTTTAGGCGCACTTTCAAATGAAATGTATacagtttttataaatttttccCTATGTGATATTTGTTCTGATTATATTTATTACaatgtaattttatgtttgtcaaatttaataaattttgggCTTGTActttgtatgtctttttcttatttttctagtaatttgtttttaccatgttttaccaaaaaaattagtcatgtgaattgcagatttttttttttaaaaggtcctCCTCCATAGGAACTTAGAGTAGCTCTGCTTTGGGCAGGACGTTGGCACactttctgtaaagggtcagGGATGAGCCATGTGGTCTCTGTCACAGCTGCTCTATTTTGCTGTCACAGCATGAAAAGGGCCACAGACAATAGGTAAACGagtgggcatggctgtgttccaaaaaATAACTCTACTTACAggcactgaaatttgaatttcctgTATGCcacaaaatattgtttttcttttgatttttttcacccATTCTTAGTTATCGGGCCATCCTTTACTGACCCTGATCTGGACTATGAGGGATACCCATAGTATCTTGGTATTTCGACTACCCAGATACTACTGGCTCTACCTGGTGGGGGCAGCCAGTGGATGCACCTTTCCTGGGCACCTGCTATGTACCAAAGATGCTGGGCGGTCCTGCCCTCCTGTAGCAGGGTCATGTGGGCTGACTGCTTAGCATGCTCACCAGGTGTGTTTCAGCGTCTCTCAGGAGGCCCAGGCTGCAGGCTTGGGAGTCAGGGAGACTGTGAGATGGCTGCTCTTGTGCACATATGAGTTCCCCCCATACCTGTTCCCAACAGCCTCCCCAGGAGACTGGGGTGTGGGCATGGGTGGCTTCCATGATTAGGAAACCAGGGGTGATGGAGGCACCAAAAGGGGGTGAGGGGCACCCCCCTGAGGACCCTAGGGAAAGAGCTCACCTGGAGATACCACCAGATAGAACCTGACGGACTTAGAGACAGAGTTGTCAGAAGGGCGGTAGATTCTACACCAGTAGTGTCCTGAGTCTTCCTCTCTCAGATCAGTCATGGTGACAGTGAAGAAGCCAGCAGCAGGGTCATCCCAGATTGCGAATCGAGAGGTTGCAGCCACCGTCCTGGGCTTGGAGCTGGTGACTAACCTGATGCACACGAGTGCTGATGCCTCCTTACACCAGCCTTTCTTCTCGTAGAGCCTGCCTGTGGGCGGGTACTGGCATCTCACGGTCAGCGTCTGCCCTGCCACACTTTGAAGTACCTGAGCCTTGGATCGTGCCTGAGAGCCTGTAGAATGATGAAGTAACGCATAGGTCAAGGCCACACGCACAACCTGCCTCATAGCAGGCCTCTGCCCACAGAGCCACCTGCTACCTGACTCTGCTGTCCCGACAGTCCCCACCATCCCCATCTCCTCTGTTCCCTGGCTCCCCCTCCCCCTCACCTgggaacagcagcagcagcagtagcagtggGTGTGGGGCTCGCCAGGCCATGTGGCCCTTTTCCTGTGTGTTCGTGGGAGGGGATACCTGGAGAAGACTGGGGAGAGGGAACTGGGAGCTGGGCCTGATTCTGCTGCTCTTCCAGCACCTCTGATAGAAAAATGAGACAGGCTGAGGCCTGGGTTGGGGAGATGGGAGACTGCAAAGGGCAGGTTCTGTGGGCACAGGGAAGCGGGGATCTCCAGCTGTAGGTGAGTCTGGGCCTGGTGGGCTGGGTGCTGTCCGGCACACAGCTTCCCAGCCCTCTGTAGAAGATGCCTGCTCTCCCCTGCACCCAGCTGCCCCTCCCCACCATGACCTACCCCTGAGGGAGGAGCTGAAAAGGCCAGGAGGAAACTGTGGGCGAGTAATGGACTGCTTCCCCCTTGCTCCCTCTCTGCGCTGCCTCTTCTTTGCAGGGCCTGGGATTTGCCGCCTTTTCCAGGGAAAGTCAGGCTGAAGGTGGATGACAAGCTCAGGGGCACTTGGCACCCTGATCATGAGTCCCAAGCCCCACTGGTCACAGGGTGGCCAGGGACGTCATGCCCAGGCCTCCGTGATGGGTCAGTGATGTGCTTCCACTCTGGGAAGTTTCGTGGGTgcgggagaggagaggggagaggaggtggagattcAAAACCAGCAAGGGAGGCTAGGGAGGGTCCTTGGCAAaggtaggggaggggagggttgGGAGAGCACACCGAGCAGGAGATGCATCAGTGGGGTGGGGTAGAGGGAGCCCAGGCACCCGGACCTGGCCTCATCTCTGCATCCTCGACCTTCACCACTTAAGGACCCTGGAAGAATattgtttaattaaaacataaaCAGATGAAAGactctagcattttttttttagttaatatcagcactttgaagatttaattttaaaataagatgcaATTTACAAAGAGAACGAGCTAATATATCTTAGGACCGGTAGCAACACTGTGTGTAATTGCAGTTGCACCACTGGGGGCTCTGCTGGTCTGGCGTCTGCTGCCAGGAGCTCTGTGAACAGAGGTAATGACTGAGATGGGAATTGGAACTTGTCAAGTGGACTCGATTCCAAGTCCACTGCTTTGCCTGCCCCTGGACTCCTGCTCCCTACTCCGTCTCAGTACAGTGCCCTACTCCTTACAGTAGGAGTGTGCAGAGACTGAGAACGGGAAGGGCAGAGGGGTAGGCAAAAGGAGGACACAGCAGGGCTATCAGACGTTGGTGCCCAAGGGCCCGAGGTGGGAAAGCAGGCTGGAGCTCCGGAGCCAGAAGACAGCTCAAGGAGTGATGCCCACCACTCACTCACACAAGCATTGTTTACAAAGTGTGCTCATGCACACTTTCTCAAGACCCTCAGCAGGTTCGCGGGGGAGGTATTACTTCTCTTTTTCACAGATGtgggaactgaggcccagataTGGTCAGCCACCTGCTCAGAGTCACACAGGACCAGAACAGGCCTCCTGACTTCTGTCTGGGGCCTTCTGGCTGGCCTGGTTGAAGTATGACCCACAGACAGGACAGGAAACCAGGGGCAAGAGAGAGGCTCCCATGGAGCTGCACACACAGGCAGAGGTGAGCTTGTAGGGGGTTTTCTTGCCGACAGTGGGGCCCAGCTTCTTCCTGAACATAATTATGTACCAAATCAGGGTGGGGCACCCTCCTGAGGGGGAGGAAGGCACCCTGTCTCCAGATGGCACCGAGGCAcatcactctgtgtgtgtgtggttcagCGACTGTGTTCCCATGCTGACTTGCCCCGTCTCTGACCGCTGCTGACTCTGAGAAGTGACAGCTCCTCCTTGTAGCTTACAAGAGCACTCCTTGCTATGTGCCACTAGCTGTGTGTCTCTTCAGCCTGCGGCCAGCTCTGCATCATTCTCTGCTGTGTCAGAGTGTGTCGTCTGTCCCCGGGGACAGGAGTTCTCAAAGGGGGTAATCCGCCCCTCTCTCTGTGCTGcggcctccccacccatgtgaGTGGGGTGGGCACCGTCCACATAGATTTGGGGCCTTGAGCACCCTAGGGAAGGACCCTGTTGGAACCATCTGCACCCTCAGCTTCCTCTGGCATCTGGGACCTGGAGGCAGGGAAGCCTGGGCTTAGGCAGCCACTCATCCAGGCTGGGGCTGGTCCTGCCCCCTGGGGACTCACAACAGCCCTTGTCACAAGTTGAATTTCTGCAGGAGGGACTGGGGCAGGGAGCTGTGGTGGGATCTGGGGCCCCTTCAGAAATCTCTTGAAGAGTTAGGGATAGTGCCTTCCCCTTGGATGATCAGAGCAGGCACGACAAAGTCCTGTCAAAGGGCCTAGGGTTCTGGGGGGTTCTGGGTTCTCTGCCCAACCTCTGAGAAGGTCCCTCAGGGAACTTGGGAGCCTCAGCAACCTCCTCTCCCAAACTCATTGTCACACACTCACAGGAACCCAGAGAAGGAGCTGGGAGAGCTGGAGACTTCATGTACTTGCTTTTCTAGCGAGGCCCACTCTAGTCTGCACCAGTGGCTCTGAGCCCAGATAGTTCTCACGGGAAGGGAGGGCTGGCCTCTGATGCAGAAACAGGGAAACCAGGGAGCCATATAAGTCTGGAGGTGATCCCCAAAACTCAGCTCAGGGCTAAGCTAGGCTGGGCAGGGGTGAAGGGGTAGCTGTAAATTCCCCCCCGATAGAACCAGAAGAAGCAGGGACAAAAGGGAATTTCTCTCAGTGCTGAATTCACAACTAAGGGAGATGAGGTCCAGAGAAGGCAAGTGGCCTGTCCAAAGTCACTCAGCTATTTCAGGGGCAAACCAAGACTAGCATCCAGGCCTCCTCTCTCCTGGCCTGGTGCTCCTTCTGGGCTCAGAGATTCTCCATGGGCACCTCCTTAGCCTTCACCCAGGCTCGCCTATTGCAGATCCAAGCAGGCTTCTCCTTGAACCCCAACGGGTCTGCTTATACCTCTGCCCCCAGTGGCTCTCTGTCCCCAGTGGCTCTCTGTTCCCAGTGGCTCTCTGTTCCCAGTGGCTCTCTGCTCCCAGTGGCTCTCTGTTCCCAGTGGCTCTCTGCCCCCAGTGGCTCTCTGCCCCCAGTGGCTCTCTGCTCCCAGTGG from the Macaca mulatta isolate MMU2019108-1 chromosome 4, T2T-MMU8v2.0, whole genome shotgun sequence genome contains:
- the NCR2 gene encoding LOW QUALITY PROTEIN: natural cytotoxicity triggering receptor 2 (The sequence of the model RefSeq protein was modified relative to this genomic sequence to represent the inferred CDS: substituted 1 base at 1 genomic stop codon), with the translated sequence MAWRAPHPLLLLLLLFPGSQARSKAQVLQSVAGQTLTVRCQYPPTGRLYEKKGWCKEASALVCIRLVTSSKPRTVAATSRFAIWDDPAAGFFTVTMTDLREEDSGHYWCRIYRPSDNSVSKSVRFYLVVSPASESTQTSWAPRNLVSSQTQTQSCVPPTGGAREDPESPATITVPSQPQNSTLHPGPAAPCALVPVLCGLLVVKSLVLSALLIWWXVWNRHVQHQGRSLLRPAQTRPQAHRHFPLSHRTSGGQPVSDKAGLPGAPGPLTSAFSAKKRPELDPRPLATPSLQSCRAQALYLLTLSLHWGQHPVVGAKPSTCSTFLPNLSQ